One genomic window of Streptomyces sp. WP-1 includes the following:
- a CDS encoding maleylpyruvate isomerase family mycothiol-dependent enzyme produces the protein MSPDFPSGTVGAGLGDVIGDVVRSAGRLTAAAAGLSGTAVRAPSGLPDRTRGQVLAHVAYSADAYTWMLELARTGREPGPRPDPARVARDAVLPAGPLAERLRESLGRFTDGARALPAPAWERLVPALAGWCHPAWYLLLRALRELETHHLDLGTGYGTERWPDRYVRWALDDTLTTLGARRFPLAAVTAVDLGRRWPVSAEGPELSGEGHRLLGWLTGRLPAAGPRLPPALPTPLPWPQPPLPGWGRLGDDG, from the coding sequence GTGTCCCCTGACTTCCCCTCCGGCACGGTCGGCGCCGGGCTCGGTGACGTGATCGGGGACGTCGTACGGTCCGCGGGCCGGCTCACCGCGGCCGCGGCCGGGCTGTCCGGGACCGCGGTGCGGGCGCCTTCGGGGCTGCCGGACCGGACGCGGGGGCAGGTGCTCGCCCATGTCGCCTACAGCGCCGACGCCTACACCTGGATGCTGGAGCTCGCGCGCACCGGCCGGGAGCCCGGTCCGCGCCCGGATCCGGCGCGGGTGGCGCGGGACGCCGTACTGCCCGCCGGGCCGCTGGCCGAGCGGCTGCGGGAGAGCCTCGGCCGGTTCACGGACGGGGCGCGCGCGTTGCCCGCGCCCGCCTGGGAGCGGCTGGTCCCGGCGCTGGCCGGCTGGTGCCATCCCGCCTGGTACCTGCTGCTGCGCGCCCTGCGGGAACTGGAGACCCACCATCTCGACCTCGGCACCGGGTACGGCACCGAGCGCTGGCCGGACCGGTATGTGCGCTGGGCCCTGGACGACACCCTCACCACCCTCGGCGCCCGCCGCTTCCCGCTCGCCGCCGTGACGGCCGTCGATCTGGGGCGGCGCTGGCCGGTCTCGGCCGAGGGCCCGGAGCTGAGCGGTGAGGGGCACCGCCTTCTCGGCTGGCTCACCGGACGGCTCCCGGCCGCCGGACCCCGGCTGCCCC
- a CDS encoding NUDIX hydrolase: protein MTVVWINGAFGAGKTTTARELIELIPHSTLFDPEVIGGSLAHLLPPKRLAEVGDFQDLPIWRRLVVDTAAAMLAELGGTLVVPMTLLRQEHRDEIFGGLAARRIPVRHLVLAPAETILRARIAGREVPPDLPDGEMRVRQWSYDHIEAYHAALASWLTADAHLIDTSALTPYETAVRIAESVGRGDFAPCDIVQTPEPTAETLAAGVLLFDEQDRVLLVDPTYKPGWEFPGGVVERGEAPARAGMREVAEETGIRLREVPRLLVVDWERPVPPGYGGLRLLFDGGRLPADEAAQVALPGPELRGWRFATEQEAAGMLPPVRYERLRWALRARERGKALYLEAGVPLG, encoded by the coding sequence GTGACCGTCGTCTGGATCAACGGCGCGTTCGGTGCGGGGAAGACCACGACCGCACGGGAGCTGATCGAACTGATCCCGCACAGCACGCTCTTCGACCCCGAGGTCATCGGCGGGTCGCTCGCGCACCTGCTGCCGCCCAAGCGCCTCGCCGAGGTCGGCGACTTCCAGGACCTGCCGATCTGGCGCCGCCTCGTGGTCGACACGGCCGCCGCGATGCTCGCCGAGCTGGGCGGCACCCTCGTCGTGCCGATGACCCTGCTGCGCCAGGAGCACCGCGACGAGATCTTCGGCGGCCTCGCCGCCCGCCGGATTCCCGTACGGCATCTGGTCCTCGCCCCGGCCGAAACGATCCTGCGTGCGCGAATAGCCGGGCGCGAGGTGCCGCCCGACCTGCCCGACGGGGAGATGCGGGTACGGCAGTGGTCGTACGACCACATCGAGGCGTACCACGCCGCCCTCGCCTCCTGGCTCACCGCCGACGCCCATCTGATCGACACCAGCGCGCTGACCCCGTACGAGACCGCCGTGCGGATCGCGGAGTCGGTCGGCAGGGGTGACTTCGCCCCCTGCGACATCGTGCAGACGCCCGAGCCCACCGCCGAGACCCTCGCCGCCGGGGTGCTCCTCTTCGACGAGCAGGACCGGGTGCTGCTCGTGGACCCCACCTACAAGCCCGGCTGGGAGTTCCCCGGCGGTGTGGTGGAGCGCGGCGAGGCCCCGGCCCGCGCGGGGATGCGCGAGGTCGCCGAGGAGACCGGGATACGGCTGCGGGAGGTGCCCCGGCTGCTGGTGGTGGACTGGGAACGGCCTGTGCCGCCCGGCTACGGCGGGCTGCGACTGCTTTTCGACGGCGGCCGGCTCCCTGCCGACGAGGCGGCCCAAGTGGCGCTGCCCGGCCCGGAGTTGCGCGGCTGGCGGTTCGCCACCGAGCAGGAGGCCGCCGGGATGCTGCCCCCGGTCCGCTACGAGCGGCTGCGCTGGGCCCTGCGCGCCCGTGAGCGCGGAAAGGCCCTGTACCTGGAGGCCGGGGTGCCCCTCGGCTGA
- a CDS encoding MBL fold metallo-hydrolase, which yields MDVIELLPRLHLLRFPVGQAYLWRDGEELTLIDAGTIGAGPVIAEAIRASGRAPEDVRRVVLTHFHEDHAGGAGEFAALSGAEVLAHRLDAPFVRGDAPGPAPRLAEWELPIRAEVAGRLPEGTLLPPPSVTEVTDGEVLGFGGGAQVVHVPGHTDGSIALHLPAEGVLFTGDTVAALPPEGVLSPGEPVPTVAPAERTVIPGVFNLDRPRLLDSVRRLAGLGADVACFGHGDPVLRGATAELRRAAAM from the coding sequence ATGGACGTGATCGAGCTGCTCCCCCGGTTGCATCTGCTGCGCTTCCCGGTCGGCCAGGCGTACCTCTGGCGGGACGGCGAGGAGTTGACACTGATCGACGCGGGGACGATCGGGGCGGGACCGGTGATCGCCGAGGCGATCAGGGCGTCGGGCCGCGCGCCCGAGGACGTACGGCGCGTGGTGCTGACCCACTTCCACGAGGACCATGCGGGCGGTGCGGGCGAGTTCGCCGCGCTGAGCGGGGCCGAGGTGCTGGCCCATCGCCTGGACGCGCCGTTCGTACGAGGTGACGCGCCGGGCCCCGCGCCGCGGCTCGCGGAGTGGGAGCTGCCGATCCGGGCGGAGGTCGCCGGGCGGCTGCCCGAGGGCACCTTGCTGCCGCCGCCGTCCGTCACGGAGGTCACGGACGGCGAGGTGCTCGGCTTCGGCGGCGGGGCACAGGTGGTGCACGTCCCCGGGCACACCGACGGCAGCATCGCGCTCCATCTGCCCGCCGAGGGCGTGCTGTTCACCGGGGACACCGTGGCCGCGCTGCCGCCCGAGGGCGTGCTGTCCCCCGGGGAGCCGGTGCCGACGGTGGCCCCCGCCGAACGCACGGTGATCCCGGGCGTGTTCAACCTCGACCGGCCCCGACTCCTCGACTCCGTACGGCGGTTGGCGGGCCTCGGCGCCGACGTGGCGTGCTTCGGCCACGGCGACCCGGTGCTGCGGGGCGCCACCGCCGAACTGCGCAGGGCCGCCGCGATGTGA
- a CDS encoding dipeptidase: MSSNPVAETVASLMPRAKAELAELVAFRSVADFEQFPKSESEAAANWIADALRAEGFVDVALLDTPDGTQSVYGYLPGPEGAKTVLLYAHYDVQPPLDEAGWTTPPFELTERDGRWYGRGSADCKGGVIMHLLALRALKANGGVPVHVKIIVEGSEEQGTGGLERYAEQHPEVLTADTIVIGDAGNFRVGLPTVTTILRGMTLVRVGVETLAGNLHSGQFGGAAPDALAALIRVLDSLRATDGSTAVDGLDASAEWNGLEYTEEQFRSDAKVLDGVGLLGSGSVADRLWARPAVTVLGIDCPPVVGATPSVHAGARALVSLRVPPGVDATEASKLLQAHLETHTPWGARVTVEQVGQGQPFRADVSSPAYQAMADAMAVAYPGETMQYAGQGGSIPLCNTLAGLYPDAEILLIGLSEPEAQIHALNESVSPEELERLSVAEALFLRNYAG, translated from the coding sequence ATGTCGTCGAATCCGGTCGCCGAGACCGTCGCCTCGCTGATGCCCCGAGCCAAGGCGGAGCTGGCCGAGCTGGTCGCCTTCCGGTCCGTGGCGGACTTCGAGCAGTTCCCGAAGAGCGAGAGCGAGGCCGCCGCGAACTGGATCGCCGACGCACTGCGTGCCGAGGGATTCGTCGACGTCGCCCTGCTCGACACCCCCGACGGCACCCAGTCGGTGTACGGCTATCTGCCGGGCCCGGAGGGCGCCAAAACGGTTCTGCTGTACGCGCACTACGACGTCCAGCCGCCGCTGGACGAGGCCGGCTGGACGACTCCGCCGTTCGAGCTGACCGAGCGCGACGGACGCTGGTACGGCCGGGGCAGCGCCGACTGCAAGGGCGGTGTGATCATGCACCTGCTCGCCCTGCGCGCGCTGAAGGCGAACGGCGGCGTCCCGGTGCACGTCAAGATCATCGTGGAGGGCTCCGAGGAGCAGGGCACGGGCGGCCTCGAGCGGTACGCCGAGCAGCACCCGGAGGTGCTGACCGCCGACACCATCGTCATCGGTGACGCGGGCAACTTCCGGGTGGGCCTGCCGACGGTGACCACGATTCTGCGTGGCATGACGCTGGTCCGGGTGGGTGTCGAGACCCTCGCGGGCAATCTGCACTCGGGCCAGTTCGGCGGCGCCGCGCCGGACGCGCTGGCCGCGCTGATCCGGGTACTGGACTCGCTGCGCGCGACGGACGGCTCCACCGCGGTGGACGGTCTGGACGCGTCGGCCGAGTGGAACGGCCTGGAGTACACCGAGGAGCAGTTCCGCTCGGACGCCAAGGTGCTGGACGGCGTGGGCCTGCTCGGCTCCGGTTCGGTCGCCGACCGGCTGTGGGCCCGCCCCGCGGTCACCGTGCTCGGCATCGACTGCCCGCCGGTCGTCGGCGCCACCCCCTCGGTGCACGCCGGGGCCCGCGCGCTGGTCAGCCTGCGGGTGCCGCCGGGCGTGGACGCGACGGAGGCGAGCAAGCTGCTCCAGGCCCACCTGGAGACGCACACCCCGTGGGGCGCCCGGGTCACCGTGGAGCAGGTCGGCCAGGGCCAGCCGTTCCGCGCCGACGTCTCCAGCCCCGCCTACCAGGCGATGGCCGACGCGATGGCGGTCGCCTACCCGGGCGAGACCATGCAGTACGCCGGCCAGGGCGGCTCCATCCCGCTGTGCAACACCCTCGCCGGCCTCTACCCGGACGCCGAGATCCTGCTGATCGGCCTCAGCGAGCCGGAGGCCCAGATCCACGCCCTCAACGAGAGCGTCTCGCCGGAGGAACTGGAGCGCCTGTCGGTGGCGGAGGCGCTGTTCCTGCGGAACTACGCGGGCTAG
- a CDS encoding geranylgeranyl reductase family protein, with product MSGENSSADDVQRVWDVVVVGAGPAGASAAYAAAVAGRRVLLLEKAELPRYKTCGGGIIGPSRDSLPPGFELPLRDRVHAVTFSNNGRFTRTRRSRQMLFGLINRPEFDQQLVEHAQKAGAELRTGVIVQRVEQHGSAVPDRRTVAVVLQGGETVLARAVVGADGSASRIGAHVGVKMAQVDLGLEAEIPVPESVAEDWKGRVLIDWGPMPGSYGWVFPKGDTLTVGVISARGQGAATKRYLEDFVARLGLAGFEPAVSSGHLTRCRADDSPLSRGRVLVCGDAAGLLEPWTREGISFALRSGRLAGEWAVRIAEAHDAVDTRRQALNYAFAVKAGLGVEMGVGRRLLAAFERRPGLFHAALTGFRPAWNAFRNITRGATTLGELVRSHPLAQRALTMLDPAPAQAADTEEAAKPEEEPVTS from the coding sequence GTGAGCGGCGAGAACTCTTCGGCGGACGACGTGCAGCGAGTGTGGGACGTCGTCGTGGTGGGCGCGGGACCCGCGGGGGCGTCGGCCGCCTACGCGGCGGCGGTCGCGGGGCGCCGCGTCCTGTTGCTGGAGAAGGCCGAGTTGCCCCGGTACAAAACCTGCGGCGGCGGCATCATCGGCCCTTCGCGCGACTCCCTGCCGCCGGGCTTCGAACTGCCCCTGCGGGATCGGGTGCACGCGGTCACCTTCTCCAACAACGGGCGCTTCACCCGTACCCGCCGTTCCCGGCAGATGCTGTTCGGGCTGATCAACCGGCCCGAGTTCGACCAGCAGTTGGTCGAGCACGCCCAGAAGGCGGGCGCCGAGCTGCGTACGGGCGTCATCGTGCAGCGCGTCGAGCAGCACGGCTCGGCGGTCCCCGACCGGCGCACGGTCGCCGTCGTCCTCCAGGGCGGGGAGACGGTCCTGGCCCGCGCGGTCGTCGGCGCCGACGGCAGTGCCAGCCGGATAGGCGCCCATGTGGGTGTGAAGATGGCCCAGGTGGACCTCGGTCTGGAGGCGGAGATCCCGGTCCCCGAGTCCGTCGCCGAGGACTGGAAGGGCCGGGTGCTCATCGACTGGGGCCCCATGCCGGGCAGTTACGGCTGGGTGTTCCCCAAGGGCGACACGCTGACGGTCGGGGTGATCTCCGCCCGTGGCCAGGGCGCGGCGACCAAGCGCTACCTGGAGGACTTCGTGGCCCGGCTGGGCCTCGCCGGCTTCGAACCGGCCGTCTCCTCCGGGCACTTGACCCGCTGCCGGGCCGACGACTCGCCGCTCTCCCGTGGCCGGGTCCTGGTCTGCGGCGACGCGGCCGGACTCCTGGAGCCCTGGACCCGCGAGGGCATCTCCTTCGCGCTGCGCTCGGGCCGGCTGGCCGGGGAGTGGGCGGTGCGCATAGCGGAGGCGCACGACGCCGTCGACACCCGCCGCCAGGCCCTGAACTACGCGTTCGCCGTCAAGGCGGGGCTCGGCGTCGAGATGGGCGTCGGCCGGCGCCTGCTCGCGGCCTTCGAGCGGCGGCCCGGCCTCTTCCACGCCGCCCTCACCGGCTTCCGCCCGGCGTGGAACGCGTTCCGCAACATCACCCGGGGCGCCACCACCCTCGGCGAGCTGGTCCGCTCCCACCCGCTCGCGCAGCGCGCCCTGACCATGCTGGACCCGGCCCCGGCGCAGGCGGCGGACACCGAGGAGGCCGCCAAGCCGGAGGAGGAGCCCGTCACTTCGTGA
- a CDS encoding nitroreductase family deazaflavin-dependent oxidoreductase → MSSSAPYYLKGSPLNVRLNSVIGWLARHGISLAGTAELSVRGRKSGAMQRVPVNPHTHEGAQYLVSARGHSQWVRNMRAANGGELRVGRKVRAFTAVELPDAEKLPVLRTYLEKWGWEVNQYFAGVTAASTDEEIAACAGDHPVFRIIVTK, encoded by the coding sequence ATGTCGTCGTCCGCGCCGTACTACCTCAAGGGCAGCCCGCTGAACGTGCGGCTGAACAGCGTGATCGGCTGGCTCGCCCGGCACGGGATCAGCCTCGCCGGCACCGCCGAGCTGTCCGTGCGGGGCCGCAAGAGCGGCGCGATGCAGCGCGTCCCGGTCAATCCGCACACCCACGAGGGCGCGCAGTACCTGGTCTCGGCGCGCGGCCACTCGCAGTGGGTGCGCAACATGCGGGCGGCGAACGGCGGTGAGCTGCGCGTCGGGCGCAAGGTGCGCGCGTTCACCGCGGTGGAGCTTCCCGACGCCGAGAAGCTCCCCGTGCTGCGGACCTATCTGGAGAAGTGGGGCTGGGAGGTCAACCAGTACTTCGCCGGGGTGACCGCCGCCTCCACCGACGAGGAGATCGCCGCGTGCGCCGGCGACCACCCCGTCTTCCGGATCATCGTCACGAAGTGA
- a CDS encoding TetR/AcrR family transcriptional regulator produces MTTAQGARERARNEVTAAIKEEARRQLAAEGAAKLSLRAVARELGMVSSALYRYFPSRDELLTALIIDAYDALGAATEKARDAAGEAAPVACFTAVCEAVRTWALAHPHEYALIYGSPVPGYAAPETTIPAAARTGMVLLGIFRDAREGPGLAELPLPAELRPEAERLAADLAPDLPPEVAAALVAAWAQLFGLVSFELFGQFNKVIEDRERFFRHAVTGLAHGAGLR; encoded by the coding sequence ATGACCACCGCACAGGGAGCCCGCGAGCGGGCCAGGAACGAGGTAACCGCGGCCATCAAGGAGGAGGCCCGCAGGCAACTGGCGGCCGAGGGCGCGGCCAAGCTCTCCCTGCGGGCCGTCGCCCGCGAGCTGGGCATGGTCTCCTCCGCCCTGTACCGCTACTTCCCCAGCCGTGACGAACTGCTGACGGCCCTGATCATCGACGCGTACGACGCCCTGGGCGCGGCCACCGAGAAGGCCCGGGACGCCGCGGGCGAGGCCGCGCCCGTGGCCTGCTTCACCGCGGTGTGCGAGGCGGTACGGACCTGGGCGCTCGCCCACCCGCACGAGTACGCGCTGATCTACGGCTCGCCCGTGCCCGGCTACGCCGCCCCCGAGACCACCATCCCGGCCGCCGCCCGTACCGGCATGGTCCTCCTCGGCATCTTCCGCGACGCCCGCGAGGGTCCCGGCCTCGCCGAACTCCCGCTGCCGGCCGAACTGCGCCCCGAGGCCGAGCGGTTGGCCGCGGACCTCGCCCCGGACCTGCCCCCCGAGGTGGCCGCCGCCCTGGTCGCCGCCTGGGCGCAGCTGTTCGGGCTGGTGAGCTTCGAGCTGTTCGGCCAGTTCAACAAGGTGATCGAGGACCGGGAGCGGTTCTTCCGGCACGCGGTGACGGGACTGGCGCACGGGGCCGGGCTCCGATAG
- a CDS encoding MarR family winged helix-turn-helix transcriptional regulator, whose protein sequence is MTSTTDERALVAQWRGILTLHARTQCELDRTLGGHGLCASDFEVLDLLAERRGSHGCAYRVQEISERVHLTQSALSRLIGRLEKEGLVERGACAEDRRGVRVALTPKGRALHTEVRPVQRAVLARMLTEEAS, encoded by the coding sequence ATGACGTCGACGACGGACGAGCGGGCACTCGTGGCGCAGTGGCGGGGCATCCTGACCCTGCATGCCCGCACCCAGTGCGAACTGGACCGGACCCTGGGCGGCCACGGCCTGTGCGCCAGCGACTTCGAGGTCCTGGACCTGCTGGCCGAGCGCCGGGGCTCGCACGGCTGCGCCTACCGTGTCCAGGAGATCTCCGAGCGCGTCCATCTCACCCAGAGCGCGCTCTCCCGGCTCATCGGCCGCCTGGAGAAGGAGGGCCTGGTCGAACGCGGCGCCTGCGCGGAGGACCGCCGGGGCGTCCGCGTCGCCCTCACCCCGAAGGGCCGCGCGCTGCACACCGAGGTACGGCCGGTGCAACGCGCGGTACTGGCCCGGATGCTGACCGAAGAAGCGAGCTGA
- a CDS encoding maleylpyruvate isomerase family mycothiol-dependent enzyme, protein MQTVDFLHALDREGQLLAAAAERAGTDAKVPTCPEWQVRDLLRHIGAVHRWATGFIAEGHTGPRPIGEAPDLAGAELVAWYRDSHRLLVDTLAAAPADLECWTFFPLSGRSPLDFWKRRQAHETTVHRYDAEAARGGAPSPIAADLAADGIDELLRGFHARSRSGVRTTEPKALRVRATDAGPDAVWTVQLGPDGPPVTSGQTAGDADAELFGPADQLYLALWNRAPVPEVSGDRSLADLWRETSSI, encoded by the coding sequence ATGCAAACCGTCGATTTCCTCCATGCCCTCGATCGCGAGGGTCAGTTGCTCGCCGCGGCCGCCGAGCGGGCCGGCACCGACGCCAAGGTGCCGACCTGCCCCGAGTGGCAGGTGCGGGACCTGCTGCGGCACATCGGCGCGGTGCACCGGTGGGCCACGGGCTTCATCGCCGAGGGGCACACCGGTCCCCGGCCGATCGGCGAGGCACCGGACCTCGCGGGCGCCGAGCTGGTGGCCTGGTACCGGGACAGCCACCGCCTGCTGGTCGACACCCTGGCCGCCGCCCCCGCCGACCTGGAGTGCTGGACCTTCTTCCCGCTGTCCGGCCGCTCGCCCCTGGACTTCTGGAAGCGGCGGCAGGCCCACGAGACGACCGTGCACCGGTACGACGCCGAGGCCGCCCGGGGCGGCGCGCCCTCCCCGATCGCCGCGGACCTCGCGGCCGACGGCATCGACGAGTTGCTGCGCGGCTTCCACGCGCGGTCCAGGAGCGGGGTGCGTACGACGGAGCCGAAGGCGCTGCGGGTACGGGCGACGGACGCGGGACCGGACGCGGTGTGGACCGTACAACTCGGGCCGGACGGACCGCCGGTGACGTCGGGTCAGACGGCCGGGGACGCCGATGCCGAACTCTTCGGTCCGGCCGACCAGTTGTACCTGGCGCTGTGGAACCGCGCGCCCGTCCCGGAGGTCTCCGGTGACCGGTCCCTCGCGGACCTGTGGCGGGAGACCTCAAGCATCTGA
- the trpS gene encoding tryptophan--tRNA ligase has translation MKSHPQSAPSEAPSAPDTPDALGASAARARSAELEKLIAEDPGKFRILTGDRPTGRLHLGHYFGTLHNRVRLQNLGVELFVIIADYQVLTDRDVADDLRSHVDELVLDHLAIGVDPERSTIFTHSAVPALNQLMLPFLSLVSVAELNRNPTVKDEIAHSRQSAVSGLMFTYPVHQAADILFCKANLVPVGQDQLPHLEITRTIARRFNDRYGHGAPVFPRPEALLSEVPLLLGTDGTKMSKSRGNSVVLAADADETARLLKGAKTDSERHITYDPANRPEVSSLLLLAALCQGRTPEEIASDIGSAGAAALKKTVTEAVNEYLAPIRARRAEYARDRGELRRILRAGNERANAVADATLAEVRAAMNSDY, from the coding sequence ATGAAGTCCCACCCGCAGTCCGCGCCGTCCGAGGCCCCGTCCGCCCCGGACACTCCCGACGCGCTCGGCGCCTCCGCCGCGCGGGCCCGCAGCGCGGAACTGGAGAAGCTGATCGCCGAGGACCCGGGGAAGTTCCGGATCCTGACCGGCGACCGGCCCACCGGAAGACTGCACCTCGGCCACTACTTCGGCACCCTCCACAACCGGGTCCGGCTCCAGAACCTCGGCGTGGAACTGTTCGTGATCATCGCGGACTACCAGGTGCTGACCGACCGCGATGTCGCCGACGACCTCCGGTCCCACGTCGACGAGCTGGTCCTCGACCACCTCGCCATCGGCGTGGACCCGGAGCGCAGCACGATCTTCACGCACAGCGCCGTCCCCGCCCTCAACCAGCTGATGCTGCCCTTCCTCAGCCTGGTCTCCGTCGCCGAGCTGAACCGCAACCCCACGGTCAAGGACGAGATCGCGCACTCCCGCCAGTCCGCCGTCAGCGGGCTGATGTTCACCTATCCCGTGCACCAGGCCGCCGACATCCTCTTCTGCAAGGCCAACCTGGTCCCGGTCGGCCAGGACCAGCTCCCGCATCTGGAGATCACCCGGACCATCGCCCGCCGCTTCAACGACCGCTACGGGCACGGCGCCCCCGTCTTCCCCCGGCCCGAGGCCCTGTTGTCCGAGGTGCCGCTGCTGCTGGGCACGGACGGCACCAAGATGAGCAAGAGCCGGGGCAACTCCGTGGTCCTCGCCGCCGACGCCGACGAGACGGCGCGGCTGCTCAAGGGCGCGAAAACCGACTCCGAGCGCCACATCACCTACGACCCGGCCAACCGTCCCGAGGTCTCCTCGCTGCTCCTGCTGGCCGCGCTGTGCCAGGGCCGGACCCCCGAGGAGATCGCCTCGGACATCGGCTCCGCGGGCGCGGCGGCGCTGAAGAAGACCGTGACCGAGGCGGTCAACGAGTACCTGGCCCCGATCCGCGCCCGCCGCGCCGAGTACGCCCGGGACCGCGGCGAGCTGCGCCGCATCCTGCGCGCGGGCAACGAGCGGGCGAACGCCGTGGCCGACGCCACCCTCGCCGAGGTGCGTGCCGCGATGAACAGCGACTACTGA
- a CDS encoding MFS transporter produces MPLINKTRTHSVVPGREFVGLRVAITAFFALDGFIFSGWVVRIPDIKHQTHASAGALGLALLGVSAGAVLTMMLTGRLCRRYGSHPVTVVWMVVLALSVALPPLTRSALALGAVLLVFGAAYGGVNVAFNAAAVDLVAAVRRPIMPGFHAAFSLGGMVGAGVGGLVAAHLSPTRHLLGITVLGLLVTAVAGRSLLRHEPPVPPGDDREPMAAGTGRAARVAGRWLVVGFGLVALCDAYGEGAMADWGALHLRQDLTASTGTAAAGYACFALAMTAGRLSGTALLGRLGRARTVIAGGSVAAVGMLLGSLAPSVWAALAGFAVTGLGLANIFPVAIERAGALAGASGVAIASTLGYGGMLLGPPMIGFMTDWFSLPTALTSVAALAAVAALIGVATRRALNG; encoded by the coding sequence GTGCCGCTAATAAACAAAACCCGAACGCACAGCGTCGTGCCGGGCCGGGAGTTCGTCGGGCTGCGGGTCGCGATCACCGCGTTCTTCGCGCTGGACGGGTTCATCTTCTCCGGATGGGTGGTGCGGATCCCGGACATCAAGCACCAGACCCACGCCTCCGCCGGGGCCCTCGGGCTCGCGCTGCTCGGTGTGTCCGCCGGGGCCGTGCTGACCATGATGCTGACCGGGCGCCTGTGCCGACGCTACGGCAGCCATCCGGTGACCGTGGTCTGGATGGTCGTCCTCGCCCTCAGCGTCGCCCTCCCCCCGCTCACCCGCTCCGCGCTCGCGCTCGGCGCCGTACTCCTCGTTTTCGGCGCCGCGTACGGGGGCGTGAACGTCGCTTTCAACGCCGCCGCCGTCGATCTCGTCGCCGCCGTACGACGGCCGATCATGCCCGGTTTCCACGCCGCGTTCAGCCTCGGCGGCATGGTCGGCGCGGGCGTCGGCGGGCTGGTCGCCGCGCACCTCTCCCCCACCCGCCATCTGCTCGGGATCACCGTGCTCGGGCTGCTCGTGACGGCCGTCGCCGGGCGGAGCCTGCTGCGGCACGAGCCCCCGGTTCCGCCCGGGGACGACCGGGAGCCCATGGCGGCCGGTACCGGCCGGGCGGCCCGGGTCGCCGGGCGGTGGCTCGTCGTGGGATTCGGGCTGGTCGCGCTGTGCGACGCGTACGGCGAGGGCGCCATGGCCGACTGGGGCGCGCTGCACCTCAGGCAGGACCTGACGGCGTCCACGGGAACGGCGGCGGCCGGGTACGCCTGCTTCGCGCTCGCCATGACCGCCGGGCGGCTCTCGGGCACGGCGCTGCTGGGCCGCCTCGGCCGGGCCCGCACGGTGATCGCCGGCGGCTCGGTCGCGGCGGTGGGCATGCTGCTCGGCTCGCTCGCCCCGTCGGTGTGGGCGGCGCTGGCCGGCTTCGCGGTCACCGGGCTCGGGCTCGCCAACATCTTCCCGGTCGCCATCGAGCGGGCGGGCGCGCTGGCCGGGGCGTCCGGCGTCGCGATCGCCTCCACTCTCGGGTACGGCGGCATGCTCCTCGGGCCGCCGATGATCGGGTTCATGACCGACTGGTTCTCGCTGCCCACCGCGCTCACCAGCGTGGCCGCGCTGGCCGCCGTCGCCGCGCTGATCGGGGTGGCGACGCGCCGGGCTCTGAACGGCTGA
- a CDS encoding nuclear transport factor 2 family protein, whose protein sequence is MILYEDGTPRTHHAVSNLVVEVDEDSGVATARSCVTVFQALPELPLQPIAAGRYRDRFERGGGRWRFVERRVRVHLVGDVSGHLRV, encoded by the coding sequence ATGATCCTTTACGAGGACGGCACGCCCCGGACGCACCATGCCGTGTCGAATCTCGTCGTGGAGGTGGACGAGGACTCGGGTGTCGCGACCGCGCGTTCCTGCGTCACCGTGTTTCAGGCTTTGCCGGAGCTGCCGTTGCAACCCATCGCCGCGGGGCGGTACCGGGACCGTTTCGAACGCGGGGGAGGGCGGTGGCGGTTCGTGGAGCGGAGGGTGCGGGTTCATCTTGTGGGGGACGTGAGCGGGCACTTGCGGGTGTAG